In the genome of Prunus dulcis unplaced genomic scaffold, ALMONDv2, whole genome shotgun sequence, one region contains:
- the LOC117612711 gene encoding uncharacterized protein LOC117612711 yields MLSDYKLTDEAEVREALNGSPASEWLANSSNYGHYRDEYIRYRHYEDLREAEGEDRNLVGANIRVGNISPQLWSVRIPCWAAENGSKLVRIPRGQDSLDLPLPAGVTHVTAEAATEILELNAGLNAVLFSTSLEASIEISRLRQEIEKLKNTSGTTIASSGIGEDVIDDDAEHEFRTKFKADHIVRKGKTKITEVGDEDEEADEDEVGDEDEESDDGGAAAKGNLNAEQDSTHQKGKVEKSLRSRTPKRKKTK; encoded by the exons ATGCTTTCTGATTATAAGCTAACTGATGAGGCAGAAGTCAGGGAAGCACTGAATGGGTCCCCCGCTTCAGAATGGCTTGCAAATTCATCCAACTATGGCCACTACAGAGATGAGTACATAAGGTACCGCCACTATGAGGACTTACGTGAAGCG GAAGGAGAAGATCGAAATCTCGTAGGGGCCAATATAAGGGTAGGAAACATCTCTCCTCAGCTATGGTCAGTGCGAATACCATGCTGGGCAGCCGAAAATGGAAGTAAACTTGTGCGGATACCGCGTGGGCAAGATAGTCTTGATCTACCATTACCTGCTGGTGTGACACAT GTAACTGCTGAAGCTGCAACTGAGATTTTGGAGCTGAATGCTGGGTTGAATGCCGTACTATTTTCAACTTCATTGGAAGCAAGCATAGAGATCAGTCGCCTACGGCAAGAGATT gagaaattgaagaacacCTCGGGAACAACCATTGCAAGTTCAGGTATTGGTGAAGACGTCATAGATGATGATGCAGAACAT GAGTTTCGCACAAAATTTAAAGCTGACCACATAGttagaaaaggaaagacaaaaatt ACAGAGGTTggggatgaggatgaggaagcCGATGAGGACGAGGTTggggatgaggatgaggaatCCGATGATGGCGGGGCCGCAGCTAAGGGTAATCTGAATGCAGAACAAGACTCCACACACCAAAAAGGCAAAGTTGAGAAAAGTCTTCGTTCACGTAccccaaagagaaagaaaaccaagtaA